From the Leptospira sp. WS60.C2 genome, one window contains:
- a CDS encoding STAS domain-containing protein has protein sequence MNEDKIGIRSEVIGNKMVVHVQGNLDVHNTHKIEKDLLSLVSSSGKSILFNLNEVPFISSAGLRLLVTTLRHCQEQKIGIAICGLQPAVEKVFEIIGMQQLFKIYPDLDAALK, from the coding sequence ATGAACGAAGATAAAATTGGAATCCGATCGGAAGTGATTGGAAACAAGATGGTTGTACATGTCCAAGGCAATTTGGATGTTCATAACACACATAAAATCGAAAAAGATTTACTCTCTCTTGTCAGTTCCTCTGGAAAATCGATCTTATTCAACTTAAACGAAGTTCCATTTATTTCTTCTGCTGGCTTACGACTTCTCGTAACAACCCTCAGGCACTGCCAGGAACAAAAAATTGGGATTGCGATTTGTGGATTACAACCTGCTGTCGAGAAAGTATTCGAAATCATCGGGATGCAGCAGTTATTCAAAATTTATCCTGATTTAGATGCAGCTTTAAAGTAA
- a CDS encoding acyl-CoA carboxylase subunit beta has protein sequence METMQYSLNNPFKESKAPDTKTGIYDDALKLGKELIEKPLLGGGEDRIRVQHSKNRMTVWERIKVLTEEEPNITYQNWGPNLDGASIVTGILNIKGRDVAVYGHDFTLRAGSMDATNGSKLARLIQMAGTHGIPLIGMNDSAGAYVPAGVGGLDGYSEAFTALRKISGVVPSVMLMFGFNAGGGAYLPRQGSFMIQCDGTFFGLTGPGVVKSVLGEDISAEDLGGPKVHGQSGVVDLVTGDELGSLRTAIRLLSYLPDNNHSFAPFYPTSDPVDRFIYEEDILFRKTFNSPTGMNTPFDITLYLQQICDHGEFFELQPQRARNIVTAFGRIGGHVVGFLANNSAVSSGQIDIGASRKGTRFVRFCNLYNIPMVFVEDTTGFLPGRDQEHNGIVLEGRKLLDSIIDLRTPRLTLIIRNAFGGAYATFNSYFTGASMVFALPTARIAVMGPAGKEYVYKDEITGIQKEFQANVKKGMSEKEAITIRDSKLFEIGQRYEKELMNPKEALSLGSVSSIILPGYTRNVLSKNLNFLMSKYKPAEMSGPQREFE, from the coding sequence ATGGAAACCATGCAGTATTCCCTAAACAACCCGTTCAAAGAATCCAAGGCTCCGGATACCAAAACCGGAATTTATGACGATGCTCTCAAACTTGGAAAGGAATTAATCGAAAAACCTCTCCTTGGTGGTGGTGAAGACCGTATCCGTGTCCAACATTCCAAAAACAGAATGACGGTTTGGGAAAGGATCAAAGTCCTCACAGAGGAAGAACCTAACATCACCTACCAAAACTGGGGTCCTAACTTAGATGGGGCTTCGATTGTCACTGGAATTTTAAATATTAAAGGTCGCGATGTTGCGGTGTATGGACACGATTTTACCCTTCGTGCTGGTTCCATGGATGCAACGAACGGTAGCAAATTGGCTCGCCTCATCCAAATGGCAGGAACGCACGGAATTCCACTGATTGGGATGAATGACTCGGCTGGTGCTTATGTGCCGGCGGGAGTGGGTGGTCTTGATGGTTATTCGGAAGCATTTACCGCACTTCGTAAAATCAGCGGTGTGGTTCCATCTGTAATGCTCATGTTTGGGTTTAACGCTGGTGGTGGAGCTTATCTCCCACGCCAAGGATCCTTTATGATCCAATGTGATGGAACCTTCTTTGGTCTCACTGGACCTGGCGTTGTGAAGTCCGTTCTCGGAGAGGATATCTCTGCAGAAGATTTGGGTGGTCCAAAAGTGCACGGACAGTCTGGCGTTGTGGATCTTGTTACAGGGGATGAATTAGGATCTCTGCGAACAGCAATCCGACTCCTTTCCTACTTACCAGACAATAACCATAGTTTTGCGCCATTTTATCCAACCTCTGACCCTGTAGACAGGTTCATCTACGAAGAAGATATTTTATTTCGCAAAACATTCAATTCCCCAACAGGAATGAACACTCCTTTCGACATCACACTTTACTTACAACAGATTTGTGACCATGGAGAGTTCTTTGAATTACAACCACAAAGAGCAAGAAACATTGTGACTGCTTTTGGTCGTATTGGTGGGCACGTAGTAGGATTTCTTGCAAATAACTCAGCTGTGTCTTCTGGTCAGATCGACATTGGAGCGTCTCGTAAAGGAACTCGTTTTGTTCGTTTCTGTAACCTTTACAATATCCCAATGGTATTTGTGGAAGATACAACTGGATTTTTGCCAGGACGTGACCAAGAGCACAATGGTATTGTACTCGAAGGAAGAAAACTCCTCGATTCAATCATTGACCTTCGCACTCCAAGACTTACGCTCATCATTCGTAATGCGTTTGGTGGTGCTTATGCAACATTTAACTCGTATTTTACGGGAGCATCGATGGTTTTTGCTCTTCCTACAGCAAGGATTGCCGTAATGGGACCTGCTGGAAAAGAGTATGTTTACAAAGACGAAATCACAGGAATCCAAAAAGAATTCCAAGCCAATGTCAAAAAAGGAATGAGTGAAAAAGAAGCGATCACCATTCGAGATTCGAAGTTGTTTGAAATTGGGCAAAGGTATGAAAAAGAACTCATGAATCCAAAAGAAGCACTTTCTCTTGGATCAGTTTCTTCGATCATCTTACCTGGATACACACGAAATGTATTATCCAAGAACCTCAATTTCCTCATGTCCAAATACAAACCGGCGGAAATGTCCGGTCCTCAAAGGGAGTTTGAATAA
- a CDS encoding biotin/lipoyl-containing protein, protein MLDKNLNRIQFQESDSAWIRSFSVESIKCLIVCRGPVRKETMDVFDAIGVKEYGILLSEKDSIVYPKALAPELRNFRFPENIHRVPDYMGAGKEEKEERIHQIIGIAKDNGYTHIFAGYGFMAEDAEFIEAIEKAGIIFMGPSSHVAKGAGAKDEAKKLARSLNVSVTPGVDNITALALLRKTGNSKDGLLKIAKEHNLNFQFDEKKSLEDNAEILLQLSYEKTIDITSIPDLQKESEILCEDIWKKYPGKRIRFKYIGGGGGKGQRVISEKSEIESAVMEILAESKVTAVGSNRNFLIELNIENTRHNEIQLIGNGEWSLSLGGRDCSLQMHEQKLLEISQTVELLQKEADLVRSSNPKKAGILDKDVQTLKDMEHQAEVFGKAIRLNSVSTFECIVEGNSFFFMEVNTRIQVEHRVTEMVYKMKFTNPNDPNDFFYIDSLVEAMAVLSIHGPRVPKPERILRNVSGAEVRINATNRALQPHAGGIIQNWSNPLPEEIRDDQGICTRNPDTGSFVHYNLAGAYDSNVALIVSYGNSRTENLEVLGNILRKTELRGQNLETNLLVHYGLIQWILGKDAMFKPSTAFMISYLAGIGALQSIINDLDLEYLWSEKTKAADADLKKVLGKKMTLVIRPMERLLANPHLLGGFLGYFDGKLWTRNGNQVAFNENPIQFLDSLYYYLNLDSTEQKASSEKIWDHDEKLLIEAKEFYSEFSKRTGLKTWKEISDAFAKGKNPSKEISDDLWEKVKASHNGFQAGLETLLLLPKIGIKSNFFGLDVNADLDGVVPDEFKNKDTRDAFIKTLNPPPKMSGDEIVAPMGGMFYSKEAPNLPPLINEGDHFQAGQPLFIIEVMKMFNKILAPVSGTVVKNLMVDSDGKIVTKAQPIFKIKPDEILKEESPEEIRARKVKVTKELGLG, encoded by the coding sequence ATGTTAGATAAGAATTTAAATCGCATTCAGTTCCAAGAATCAGATTCCGCTTGGATTCGTTCCTTTAGTGTAGAATCCATCAAATGCCTCATTGTATGTCGTGGTCCTGTTCGTAAGGAAACTATGGATGTATTTGATGCGATTGGTGTGAAAGAGTATGGAATTTTACTTTCTGAAAAAGATTCCATCGTGTATCCAAAGGCACTGGCTCCAGAACTTCGTAACTTCCGTTTTCCAGAAAACATCCACCGAGTTCCTGATTACATGGGAGCAGGGAAGGAAGAAAAAGAAGAACGTATCCACCAAATCATTGGCATCGCTAAAGACAATGGATACACCCATATCTTTGCTGGTTACGGATTTATGGCAGAAGATGCTGAGTTCATCGAGGCAATTGAAAAAGCAGGCATTATTTTTATGGGACCAAGTTCCCATGTAGCAAAAGGTGCTGGGGCAAAAGACGAAGCTAAAAAATTGGCACGTAGCCTCAATGTATCGGTGACACCAGGTGTGGACAACATCACAGCTCTTGCCTTACTTCGTAAAACAGGAAATTCCAAAGACGGACTTCTGAAAATTGCCAAAGAACATAACCTAAACTTTCAATTTGATGAGAAAAAATCATTAGAAGACAACGCAGAAATTTTACTCCAACTGTCTTACGAAAAAACAATCGATATCACATCGATTCCTGATCTTCAAAAAGAGTCAGAAATTCTCTGTGAGGACATTTGGAAAAAATACCCAGGCAAACGCATTCGATTCAAATACATCGGTGGTGGTGGGGGAAAAGGACAACGTGTCATTTCAGAGAAATCTGAAATCGAATCTGCTGTGATGGAAATCTTAGCTGAGTCCAAAGTGACCGCTGTTGGTTCCAATAGAAACTTCCTCATTGAGCTGAACATCGAAAACACTCGTCACAATGAAATTCAGCTCATCGGTAACGGCGAATGGTCGTTGTCACTGGGGGGACGTGATTGTTCCCTTCAGATGCACGAACAGAAACTTCTCGAGATTTCTCAAACAGTGGAACTCTTACAAAAAGAAGCAGACCTGGTTCGTTCTTCCAATCCGAAAAAGGCGGGCATTCTTGATAAAGATGTGCAAACACTCAAAGATATGGAACACCAAGCAGAAGTGTTTGGAAAGGCAATTCGTTTAAACTCCGTATCGACATTTGAATGTATCGTAGAAGGAAATAGTTTCTTCTTTATGGAAGTAAACACAAGGATCCAAGTAGAACATCGTGTGACCGAGATGGTGTACAAGATGAAGTTTACCAATCCTAACGATCCAAATGACTTTTTCTATATTGATTCCCTTGTGGAAGCAATGGCAGTACTTTCCATCCATGGACCTCGTGTTCCAAAACCAGAACGAATTTTACGCAATGTTTCTGGAGCTGAAGTTCGGATCAATGCAACAAACCGTGCCCTGCAACCACACGCAGGTGGGATCATTCAAAACTGGTCGAACCCACTTCCAGAAGAAATTCGGGATGACCAAGGGATTTGTACACGAAACCCAGACACGGGATCGTTTGTGCACTACAACTTGGCTGGGGCATATGATTCCAACGTGGCGCTGATTGTATCCTACGGGAATAGCCGTACGGAAAACTTAGAAGTGTTAGGGAATATTCTTCGCAAAACAGAGCTTAGAGGACAAAACTTAGAAACCAACTTACTTGTTCACTATGGTCTCATCCAATGGATTTTGGGTAAAGATGCGATGTTCAAACCATCCACTGCGTTTATGATTTCTTACTTAGCAGGGATCGGTGCCTTACAATCCATTATCAATGACTTAGATTTAGAATACCTTTGGTCGGAAAAAACAAAGGCAGCTGATGCGGATCTAAAGAAAGTCCTTGGGAAAAAAATGACTCTTGTGATTCGTCCAATGGAAAGACTCCTTGCAAACCCACACTTACTTGGTGGATTTTTAGGTTACTTTGATGGTAAACTTTGGACGAGAAATGGTAACCAAGTTGCCTTCAATGAAAACCCAATCCAGTTTTTAGATTCTTTGTATTATTACTTAAATCTAGATTCTACAGAACAAAAAGCTAGTTCTGAAAAGATTTGGGATCATGACGAGAAGTTACTCATCGAAGCAAAAGAGTTTTATTCTGAATTTTCAAAGCGAACTGGTCTCAAGACTTGGAAAGAAATCTCCGATGCGTTTGCGAAAGGAAAAAATCCTTCCAAAGAGATTTCCGACGATTTATGGGAAAAAGTAAAAGCAAGTCATAACGGTTTCCAAGCGGGACTTGAGACTTTACTCTTACTTCCTAAAATAGGAATCAAATCGAATTTCTTTGGTTTAGATGTGAATGCGGATTTGGACGGTGTCGTTCCAGACGAATTCAAAAACAAAGACACAAGAGATGCTTTCATCAAAACGTTAAACCCTCCACCAAAAATGTCTGGGGATGAAATTGTAGCTCCAATGGGTGGAATGTTCTACTCGAAAGAAGCACCAAACCTTCCTCCTCTAATTAACGAAGGAGACCACTTCCAAGCAGGACAACCGCTCTTTATCATTGAAGTGATGAAGATGTTCAATAAGATCCTTGCTCCAGTCAGTGGAACGGTTGTGAAGAATTTGATGGTTGATTCTGATGGAAAGATTGTGACAAAAGCGCAACCGATCTTCAAAATCAAACCAGACGAAATTTTGAAGGAAGAATCTCCTGAAGAAATTCGTGCAAGAAAAGTAAAAGTAACAAAAGAATTGGGTCTCGGTTAA
- a CDS encoding chemotaxis response regulator protein-glutamate methylesterase produces the protein MKKIKVFVVDDSAVVRQVLTEIFKQDSHFQFLGSASDPIFAMEKMNNDWPDVIVLDIEMPRMDGISFLKKIMTERPTPVVICSTLTTEGSETAILAMNLGACDIITKPKIGLKDFLNESTIALTDAVMAAASASIKQLPNPGKNKEFKVQLEKKQELSSLQATEKIVAIGTSTGGTIALEHVLTKLPRDKTPGIVIVQHMPEKFTEAFAKRLDSICEISVKEAKDGDRVVRGQALIAPGNKHMTLKRSGAQYFVEVVDGPLVNRHKPSVDVLFRSVARAAGKNARGIIMTGMGDDGASGLVEMKEAGAETIAQNEETSVVFGMPKEAIKRGCVDHILPLGEIHKTIVGFG, from the coding sequence ATGAAAAAAATAAAAGTATTTGTCGTTGATGATTCCGCTGTGGTTCGCCAAGTTCTAACAGAAATTTTCAAACAAGATTCCCATTTTCAATTTTTAGGCAGTGCTTCAGACCCTATCTTTGCCATGGAAAAGATGAACAATGATTGGCCAGATGTAATTGTTTTAGACATCGAAATGCCAAGGATGGATGGGATTTCTTTTCTTAAAAAAATTATGACAGAAAGACCGACACCCGTCGTCATCTGCTCCACTCTTACTACAGAAGGTTCGGAAACAGCAATCCTTGCTATGAATTTAGGTGCCTGTGATATCATCACAAAACCCAAAATTGGACTAAAAGACTTTCTCAATGAAAGTACAATCGCACTCACTGATGCAGTTATGGCGGCAGCCTCTGCCTCTATCAAACAATTGCCGAATCCTGGAAAGAACAAAGAATTCAAAGTCCAGTTAGAGAAAAAACAAGAGCTCTCTTCTTTACAAGCCACAGAAAAGATTGTCGCCATTGGAACTTCCACTGGTGGCACCATTGCTTTAGAACACGTTCTAACCAAATTGCCAAGAGATAAAACCCCCGGCATCGTCATAGTCCAACATATGCCAGAAAAATTCACGGAAGCCTTTGCAAAACGTTTGGATTCGATTTGTGAGATCAGCGTGAAAGAAGCAAAAGACGGAGACCGAGTGGTGAGAGGTCAAGCACTCATTGCGCCAGGGAACAAACACATGACTCTCAAACGTTCTGGTGCTCAGTACTTTGTGGAAGTTGTGGATGGACCACTTGTGAACCGTCACAAACCATCGGTGGATGTTTTATTTCGTTCGGTCGCAAGAGCTGCCGGTAAAAATGCAAGAGGAATCATCATGACAGGAATGGGAGATGATGGCGCATCAGGTCTTGTGGAGATGAAAGAAGCAGGAGCAGAAACCATTGCCCAGAATGAAGAAACATCTGTGGTCTTTGGCATGCCAAAAGAGGCAATCAAAAGAGGATGCGTTGACCACATCCTCCCGTTAGGTGAAATCCACAAAACAATTGTGGGTTTCGGTTAG
- a CDS encoding chemotaxis protein CheD yields the protein MEPPYEVIDRYLNPGEIFFGENYYRVRTLLGSCVSIVLWHPLLRYGGMCHYLLPHPTDIKLEKTYKYGIDAFQFFLSEIRKRNTRPSEYSAKIFGGSNMFINEEREIFRNDSTSLIGTRNAEFAKNILSENQIKIISEDIGGNQSRKVYFSVWDGEVWVEKK from the coding sequence ATGGAACCACCTTATGAAGTCATAGATCGATACCTAAATCCAGGAGAAATATTCTTTGGTGAGAACTATTATCGTGTAAGAACTCTTCTTGGTTCCTGTGTATCGATCGTTCTATGGCATCCCCTACTGCGTTATGGGGGAATGTGCCACTACCTCCTTCCCCACCCTACAGATATCAAACTGGAAAAGACATACAAATATGGCATAGATGCCTTTCAGTTTTTCTTATCTGAAATTCGAAAAAGAAATACAAGGCCATCTGAATACTCGGCTAAAATTTTCGGTGGGTCCAATATGTTTATCAATGAAGAGAGAGAAATCTTTCGCAATGATAGCACAAGTCTCATTGGAACACGAAATGCAGAATTCGCCAAGAACATACTCTCTGAAAATCAAATCAAAATCATCTCCGAAGACATCGGTGGAAACCAATCGAGAAAAGTCTATTTTAGTGTTTGGGATGGCGAAGTGTGGGTGGAGAAAAAATAA
- a CDS encoding chemotaxis protein CheW — protein sequence MQEIQYLTFLLSNELFGLGILYIKEIIEFESVTHVPMMPEYIPGVINLRGNVVPVIDLNTRFYKKKTEINRKTCIIITEIQLEKETIDVGLLVDAVNEVVDIPENQIEEAPSFGSKIRLDFIQGIGKLDNQFVIILKMNQILDISEIQAIQDTTSQVS from the coding sequence ATGCAAGAAATACAATACTTAACCTTCCTTTTGTCCAATGAATTATTTGGACTTGGTATTTTATACATCAAGGAAATCATCGAATTTGAATCAGTAACCCATGTTCCGATGATGCCTGAATACATACCAGGTGTGATCAATTTACGAGGGAATGTTGTACCTGTCATCGATTTGAATACAAGGTTTTATAAAAAGAAAACAGAAATAAATCGAAAAACCTGTATCATCATAACAGAAATCCAACTTGAAAAAGAAACGATCGATGTCGGTTTGTTAGTTGATGCAGTGAATGAGGTGGTGGACATTCCTGAAAATCAAATTGAGGAAGCTCCAAGTTTTGGCTCAAAGATTCGTTTGGATTTTATACAAGGAATCGGGAAATTAGATAACCAATTTGTGATCATTCTGAAAATGAATCAAATATTGGATATTTCAGAAATCCAAGCCATTCAAGACACTACATCTCAAGTGAGCTAA